A stretch of the Psychroserpens sp. Hel_I_66 genome encodes the following:
- the bglX gene encoding beta-glucosidase BglX, with protein sequence MRRLSPSFFYKFVILFFIGIIILVVSNTLRAQEKQNPDQQLQYKSDHSADIENTILNEKVDSVLALMKINEKIGQLVQYSGGWDVTGPSSSKGDQHKLDKLKKGEVGSMLNVTSVASIRETQRIVMEHSRLKIPLIFAYDVIHGYKTIFPIPLGESASWDLDMIGQSAYIAAKESAASGLNWTFAPMIDVSRDARWGRVMEGAGEDTFLNAEIGVARIKGFQGNNLANVNTIAACAKHFAGYGFGEAGRDYNTVHIGEYELHNTILPPFKAAADAGVATFMNSFNDIDGIPATGHKVLQRDVLKGKWNWDGFIVSDWGSIGEMVAHGYALDKEHAAEIAMNAGSDMDMESYAYEAALETLLDENKVTIAQIDDAVKRVLKLKFELGLFDDPYRYCDEERERTQVYTPEHLYVSRNVAKKSIVLLKNENELLPLSKTINSIAVIGPLADDKNSPLGNWRAKAEYNSAISLLEGVKASADKNTTIYYEKGIDLTIPTVEPGQNQFLHPLQFNTTDRSGIEKAVKAAKKADVVLLAIGEDAYQTGEGRSQTDIGFKGLQIELLEAVQAVNPNVVVVLMNGRPMDLSRPTELAPAILECWHLGSQSGYAIADVLFGRYNPSGKLPVSFPHNVGQEPLYYNQKNTGRPYNPKHVTFSGYRDAPKTALYPFGFGLSYTTFEYSNLKTSKTEINTDGSLLVTVDVKNTGDVMGEEVVQLYIRDLVGSLTRPIKELKGFQKIQLEPGETKTVTFLLDKERLQFYTINKTWEVEPGQFNIWVGGSSEASLKTSFTVVE encoded by the coding sequence ATGAGAAGATTATCACCATCGTTTTTCTACAAATTTGTGATCTTATTTTTTATAGGGATCATTATACTAGTTGTTTCTAATACTTTAAGAGCTCAAGAAAAACAAAATCCAGATCAACAACTACAATATAAATCAGATCATTCAGCAGACATTGAAAACACTATTTTAAATGAAAAAGTAGATTCTGTCTTAGCATTAATGAAAATCAATGAAAAGATTGGACAATTGGTTCAATATAGTGGTGGTTGGGATGTTACAGGGCCTTCATCCTCAAAAGGAGATCAGCACAAATTAGACAAGTTAAAAAAGGGAGAAGTCGGCTCAATGCTTAATGTGACTTCTGTGGCTTCCATTCGCGAAACGCAACGTATCGTTATGGAACATTCGAGATTAAAAATTCCCTTGATTTTTGCTTATGATGTCATTCATGGTTATAAAACGATTTTCCCTATTCCGTTAGGAGAAAGTGCGAGCTGGGATTTGGACATGATTGGGCAATCTGCTTATATCGCAGCAAAGGAATCTGCTGCATCAGGTTTAAATTGGACGTTTGCACCAATGATTGATGTGTCAAGAGATGCACGCTGGGGAAGAGTGATGGAAGGTGCTGGTGAAGACACGTTTTTAAATGCTGAAATTGGCGTGGCAAGAATTAAAGGCTTTCAAGGTAATAATCTCGCTAACGTTAACACCATCGCTGCATGCGCTAAACATTTTGCAGGATACGGTTTTGGAGAAGCTGGTCGAGATTACAACACCGTACATATTGGTGAATACGAATTGCACAACACCATCTTACCTCCTTTTAAAGCTGCTGCAGATGCTGGAGTAGCAACGTTCATGAATTCCTTTAATGATATTGATGGCATTCCTGCAACTGGCCATAAAGTATTGCAAAGAGATGTATTAAAAGGCAAATGGAACTGGGACGGATTCATCGTTTCAGATTGGGGAAGTATAGGAGAAATGGTTGCTCATGGTTACGCTTTAGATAAAGAGCATGCTGCTGAAATTGCCATGAATGCAGGTAGCGATATGGATATGGAATCTTATGCTTACGAAGCTGCTCTTGAAACGTTGCTCGATGAGAATAAAGTAACAATTGCTCAAATTGACGATGCTGTTAAACGTGTTTTAAAACTGAAATTTGAATTAGGTCTATTTGATGATCCTTATAGATACTGTGACGAGGAGCGCGAACGTACACAGGTTTACACACCAGAACATCTTTATGTTTCTCGTAATGTAGCAAAGAAATCTATTGTATTGCTCAAAAATGAAAACGAACTTCTTCCGCTTTCTAAAACCATAAACAGTATTGCTGTTATTGGTCCATTGGCAGATGATAAGAATTCTCCCTTAGGAAATTGGAGAGCTAAGGCAGAATATAATTCTGCTATATCATTGTTGGAAGGTGTAAAAGCTTCCGCAGATAAAAACACGACAATTTATTACGAAAAAGGGATTGATCTCACGATCCCAACTGTAGAACCTGGACAAAATCAATTTTTGCATCCATTACAATTTAATACAACCGATCGCTCCGGAATTGAAAAAGCGGTGAAAGCTGCAAAAAAAGCAGACGTTGTGTTGTTGGCCATTGGAGAAGATGCCTATCAAACAGGAGAAGGCAGAAGCCAAACCGATATTGGATTTAAGGGACTTCAAATAGAGCTTTTAGAAGCTGTGCAGGCAGTAAATCCCAATGTCGTTGTTGTGTTGATGAATGGTCGCCCAATGGATTTATCGCGTCCTACGGAACTCGCGCCTGCTATTTTAGAATGTTGGCATTTGGGTTCGCAATCTGGTTATGCCATTGCAGATGTACTTTTTGGGCGTTATAATCCCTCAGGGAAATTGCCAGTTTCGTTTCCGCACAATGTCGGTCAAGAGCCATTATATTACAATCAAAAAAATACGGGAAGACCTTATAACCCTAAGCATGTCACGTTTTCTGGATATCGTGATGCACCAAAAACCGCATTATATCCATTTGGTTTTGGGTTGAGTTACACCACTTTTGAATACAGTAATTTAAAAACTTCAAAAACTGAAATCAACACAGATGGAAGTTTATTAGTTACTGTAGATGTTAAAAACACTGGAGACGTTATGGGTGAAGAAGTCGTACAACTTTACATTAGGGATTTGGTAGGTAGTTTAACCCGTCCTATCAAAGAGTTAAAAGGCTTTCAAAAAATACAGCTAGAACCTGGAGAGACTAAAACGGTCACTTTTTTATTAGACAAAGAGCGTTTACAATTTTATACCATCAATAAAACATGGGAAGTTGAGCCAGGACAGTTCAATATTTGGGTTGGTGGTAGCTCTGAGGCTTCTTTAAAAACTAGTTTTACTGTTGTGGAATAG
- a CDS encoding endonuclease/exonuclease/phosphatase family protein — MKFSLFAAGLLFFCFFTNCNTTSKPETQTETENLQTAMSNNLKVMTYNMRLDVASDGENAWPNRKDFFTSQVLFLEPDILGVQEARPNQIEDLNASLKNYKFIGTGRDGEKKGEYSAIYYNSEKIKVEQENTFWLSQTPNEMSQGWDAAYPRICTYGLFTVLENNQKIWVFNTHLDHQGAEAQKEGMKLILEKIQSVNTNDFPVVITGDFNVEPNSEVIAYTTNSFHDTKNLAAITFGSEGTFNGFKYNEPATRRIDYILLSKSTNLSVKKYAVFSSAVDFKYPSDHFPVFVELEFK, encoded by the coding sequence ATGAAATTTAGTTTATTCGCTGCAGGACTATTGTTTTTTTGTTTTTTCACAAATTGCAATACAACCTCTAAACCCGAAACACAAACCGAAACCGAAAACCTGCAAACTGCCATGTCGAACAACTTAAAAGTAATGACTTACAATATGCGCTTAGATGTTGCTTCAGATGGAGAAAACGCTTGGCCAAACAGGAAAGATTTTTTTACATCCCAAGTGCTATTTTTAGAACCGGATATTTTGGGAGTTCAAGAAGCGAGACCCAATCAAATTGAAGATTTAAACGCATCACTGAAAAACTATAAATTTATTGGTACTGGACGTGATGGTGAAAAAAAAGGTGAATACTCTGCTATATATTATAATTCAGAAAAAATAAAAGTAGAACAAGAAAACACCTTTTGGTTATCCCAAACACCAAATGAAATGTCACAGGGTTGGGATGCTGCTTACCCAAGAATCTGCACCTATGGTTTGTTTACCGTTTTAGAAAACAATCAAAAAATATGGGTGTTTAATACGCATCTCGATCACCAAGGAGCAGAAGCTCAAAAAGAGGGCATGAAACTTATTCTAGAAAAAATCCAATCTGTAAATACCAATGATTTTCCAGTAGTGATTACGGGTGATTTTAATGTAGAACCCAATAGCGAAGTCATCGCATACACAACAAATTCATTTCATGATACTAAAAATTTGGCAGCCATTACTTTTGGTTCAGAAGGTACATTTAATGGTTTTAAATATAATGAACCCGCGACGAGACGAATAGATTATATACTACTTTCAAAATCTACTAATCTTTCGGTAAAAAAGTATGCAGTGTTTTCTAGCGCAGTAGATTTTAAATATCCTTCAGACCACTTTCCGGTATTTGTTGAATTAGAATTCAAATAA
- a CDS encoding glycerophosphodiester phosphodiesterase family protein, translating into MRYIFFVLVSILVMSCESSKVKYIDFADNKVIAHRGAWKTQNLPENSIAALRQAIALNCTGSEFDVRMTADNVLIVTHDADYNNLKIENSTYEELAKLKLSNGETLPKLSDFLKAGMKNNDSTGLVLEIKPSSIAGRNIKITNKVLDLVKELNAGSHISYYISFSYEILKHIAKVNPTAKTLYLDGSKAPQSLKNDSITGLDYLVYKLKKKGNWIKEAQELGLVLNAWTADKTEDIDWLIANNFDYITTNEPELVFKRQKASPTNDSYKLVWSDEFNDDGKPDPLKWDHEIGFKRNQEKQYYTDSLKNSRIEDGYLILESHKEKIKNAAFESKDVKNWRTNQPFANYTASSLTTKNLAEWTYGRIDIKAKLPEGVGLWPAFWMLGANYSEVGWPECGEIDIMEHVGFNPDSIFGTIHTKSYNHMRGTQKGKTTYVEKPYDTFHIYSLVWTPEYMDFILDGNVYNHIENEHKTTQEWPFDQDFHLKINVAIGGMLGGRKGIDDESFPNKMIIDYVRVYQKEN; encoded by the coding sequence ATGCGTTATATATTTTTTGTTTTAGTCTCCATTTTAGTAATGTCCTGTGAGTCTTCTAAGGTAAAATATATAGATTTTGCAGATAATAAAGTTATAGCTCATCGAGGCGCATGGAAAACTCAAAACTTACCAGAGAATTCTATTGCAGCCCTAAGACAAGCCATAGCATTAAATTGCACTGGCTCTGAGTTTGATGTTCGCATGACAGCAGATAACGTTTTAATAGTAACCCATGATGCTGACTATAACAATCTTAAAATTGAAAATTCCACTTACGAAGAGTTAGCAAAATTGAAACTTTCTAACGGTGAAACACTACCTAAACTTAGTGATTTTTTAAAGGCAGGAATGAAAAATAATGATTCTACAGGTTTAGTTTTAGAAATAAAACCTTCAAGCATCGCTGGTCGCAATATCAAAATTACCAATAAGGTTCTCGATTTAGTAAAAGAATTGAACGCAGGTTCCCACATCTCCTATTACATTAGTTTTAGTTACGAAATTTTAAAACACATTGCTAAAGTCAATCCAACTGCAAAAACTCTTTACTTGGATGGTTCTAAAGCACCACAAAGCTTAAAGAATGACAGTATAACTGGTTTAGACTATTTGGTCTATAAATTGAAGAAAAAAGGGAATTGGATCAAAGAAGCTCAAGAATTAGGTCTAGTTTTAAACGCATGGACAGCAGATAAAACGGAAGATATAGATTGGTTAATCGCCAATAACTTTGATTACATAACCACCAACGAACCCGAATTGGTTTTTAAAAGGCAAAAAGCAAGTCCAACCAATGACAGTTACAAACTAGTTTGGAGCGATGAGTTTAATGACGACGGAAAACCAGACCCCTTAAAATGGGATCACGAAATTGGGTTTAAGAGAAATCAAGAGAAACAATATTATACAGATAGTTTAAAAAACTCAAGAATTGAGGATGGTTACCTCATCTTAGAATCCCATAAAGAAAAAATTAAAAACGCAGCTTTTGAAAGTAAAGACGTTAAAAACTGGCGAACAAATCAGCCCTTTGCAAACTATACAGCATCAAGTTTGACCACTAAAAACTTAGCAGAATGGACTTACGGTCGTATAGACATTAAAGCTAAATTGCCAGAAGGCGTCGGTTTATGGCCTGCATTTTGGATGTTGGGCGCAAATTACAGCGAAGTAGGCTGGCCAGAATGTGGCGAAATAGATATTATGGAACATGTTGGATTTAACCCAGACTCTATTTTTGGCACCATCCACACAAAATCGTATAATCACATGAGAGGTACACAAAAAGGTAAAACCACCTATGTTGAGAAGCCATATGATACCTTCCACATCTACTCTCTCGTATGGACACCAGAGTACATGGATTTTATTCTCGACGGAAATGTCTACAACCATATAGAAAACGAACATAAAACCACTCAAGAATGGCCATTCGATCAAGACTTCCATTTGAAGATCAACGTTGCCATTGGTGGAATGTTAGGCGGAAGAAAAGGAATTGACGATGAGAGTTTCCCTAATAAAATGATCATAGATTACGTACGAGTATATCAAAAAGAAAATTGA
- a CDS encoding RagB/SusD family nutrient uptake outer membrane protein, whose product MKTNYFNLKLKSSMLMALTLVFMVSSCEDFLEENPSTLIDAEYIYTTEEGLKSGVVSLYKFDRDRYDAGTEDYMGGVLMSSRSDLAFSRTGYTGLMGRYQRGVSPVDQGANFVSSLFWKQYYNMANKATAIINAAEVVEDIDEDSRNQIIAEAKFFRAHAYFYLYRMFNNIYVTTETATVDNAFDVINDRSSEEEIFALLNSDLSFAIENLEWTDTFGRITKGTAKHVKAKVAMWQGNWTEAKNQALDVIEGPDSPHSLVGSTADVFSGDRNHSEALYVIQSQDDLLGGGGTTMINANYVTQYFQIPGIEANIEQGGRGFSRVLPNLYLLGLLADDPNDTRDDDTYFRLKYYYTSGDNIGEEIDIYQPITDLDNPSSNYTQYYQRLHPSCIKFAQDDDNPDSYLNRSNILVYRLAETYLIAAEAILNSSGDPLPYINAVRTRANAAPLTSVDQQAILDERARELAFEGQRWFTLKRMGQSVINFQITNYAGDGEFFPNNLGERDPRTNWQPHYINFPIAQIDLDLLGPGYPQNDGY is encoded by the coding sequence ATGAAAACGAATTATTTTAATTTAAAATTAAAAAGCAGCATGCTGATGGCATTGACACTTGTATTTATGGTGTCATCATGTGAAGATTTTCTTGAAGAAAATCCAAGTACTCTAATTGATGCAGAATATATTTATACTACCGAAGAAGGATTAAAATCTGGTGTTGTAAGTTTATATAAATTTGATAGAGATCGTTATGATGCAGGCACAGAAGATTACATGGGAGGCGTACTCATGTCTTCAAGAAGTGATTTAGCATTTAGTAGAACCGGTTACACAGGTTTAATGGGAAGATACCAAAGAGGTGTTTCTCCTGTTGATCAAGGCGCTAATTTTGTATCCTCCTTATTTTGGAAGCAATATTACAATATGGCAAATAAAGCCACTGCTATTATTAATGCTGCGGAAGTTGTTGAGGATATAGATGAAGACTCCAGAAATCAAATTATAGCAGAAGCTAAGTTTTTTAGAGCTCATGCCTATTTTTATTTATACAGAATGTTTAATAACATTTATGTAACTACTGAGACCGCTACTGTTGATAACGCATTTGACGTAATAAATGATAGATCTTCGGAAGAAGAAATTTTCGCACTTTTAAATAGCGATTTAAGCTTTGCAATAGAAAATCTAGAATGGACTGATACTTTTGGACGTATCACAAAGGGAACCGCAAAACACGTGAAAGCTAAAGTAGCAATGTGGCAGGGTAACTGGACAGAAGCTAAAAACCAAGCTTTAGACGTTATTGAAGGACCAGATAGTCCACACAGTTTAGTAGGATCTACAGCAGATGTATTTTCAGGAGATCGTAATCATTCCGAAGCATTATATGTTATCCAATCCCAAGACGATCTTCTTGGAGGTGGTGGTACCACAATGATTAATGCTAATTATGTTACGCAATATTTTCAAATACCTGGTATAGAGGCCAATATAGAACAAGGTGGAAGAGGTTTCTCTAGAGTATTACCAAATTTATATTTATTAGGTCTTTTAGCAGACGATCCAAATGATACTAGAGATGATGATACTTATTTCAGATTGAAATATTATTACACATCTGGTGACAATATTGGTGAAGAAATTGATATTTATCAACCTATTACAGATTTAGATAACCCAAGTAGCAATTACACCCAATATTATCAAAGATTACATCCTTCATGTATTAAATTCGCTCAGGATGATGACAATCCAGATTCATATTTAAACAGAAGTAACATTTTGGTATATCGTTTAGCAGAAACCTATTTAATTGCTGCGGAAGCTATTTTAAATTCTTCTGGAGATCCATTGCCATACATCAATGCTGTTAGAACTAGAGCAAATGCAGCTCCTTTAACGAGTGTAGATCAACAAGCCATTTTAGATGAGCGTGCAAGAGAATTAGCTTTTGAAGGTCAACGTTGGTTTACTTTAAAGAGAATGGGGCAATCGGTTATAAATTTCCAGATTACAAATTATGCTGGAGATGGAGAGTTTTTTCCTAATAATCTTGGAGAAAGAGATCCTAGAACAAATTGGCAACCGCATTATATTAATTTCCCTATTGCTCAAATTGACTTAGACTTATTAGGTCCTGGTTACCCACAAAATGACGGGTACTAA
- a CDS encoding SusC/RagA family TonB-linked outer membrane protein, with the protein MKLKFQKFRIETFLCLFLLCSSFSLMAQTTVKGKVLSAADNMPLPGASVVEKGTSNGVSTDFDGMFTLEVTDESAIIVVSYLGYDTQELTVTTSDMTISLKEGNALDEVIVVGYGTQRKSDVVNAVASTDMEKAMLSPVSDVNEMLRGRIAGLQVDVGGGTLRPGGTSEILLRGRGSIEGNISAIYVVDGIIRDGGIEDIDSDDIESIEVLKDASAQAIYGSRGANGVVLITTKRGKAGKISVNYHGFYTTKSIERNFDVYSGQEFAQLRREAVRANNDGDVYSEDEEIFSELELESIANNDFVDWEELLVSNGNVNSQAFSISGGTEKTKIFGSINYFKEEGIIPTSNYTRKTFRLNVDQEISDKFSVNFDVNILNDDINRAANVNVITFSPLGRAFDEDGNLTQFPSGEELSAVNPLWNLREQNNLEKGNDFVVNISPIWQITNNLKYQLKTNFTRRTSERGQYLSSLSSAGDDVNGIARIDNRLQESYLIQNVLTYDAKINDDHKFDFTAVHEAQEFNSFRTFTQGEGFTNESLGYNGISNAIGNVFVERDDLGKVSLTSVAGRLRYTLFDKYLLEGSFRSDASSTNAEGNKWSQNGGGSVAWKIHKEDFLSNTNAVQELKLRLSYGSLVNASRFAYRSLFTAEGQNYIFDGESASGYSPSTTLPNPDLRFERITTANVGLDFSLFKRFLFGSINWYDARTTDLLLRRGVPSTTGFTDTYFNAGELQNTGFEVNLTANLINTEDFKWSVSTNWSNNKNKIIELYNDGNGDVITEDNTFNYYVGQPVGVIYQYQFAGIWQEGEDFENAPQANPDSALPQENLRPGDIKISDVNGDGIITQDDRVFIDPNPDWFGSLSTNLEYKGFDLFVDFYFVEGATKINPFLSDFNNGGTLSGKLNGVKVDYYTPENPSNTFPRPSFDTTPLYLNSLAVKDASYVRLRTVSLGYTLNNETVSQIGLEGLRFYITGTNLFTDTDYIGYSPEVNIRNTFSNADTGYPDSRAFTFGVRANF; encoded by the coding sequence ATGAAATTAAAATTTCAAAAATTTAGAATTGAAACATTCTTATGTCTCTTTTTACTGTGTAGTTCATTTTCATTAATGGCGCAAACTACAGTAAAAGGAAAAGTGCTTTCAGCAGCAGATAATATGCCATTGCCTGGAGCATCTGTAGTAGAAAAGGGTACATCAAACGGTGTATCAACAGATTTTGATGGTATGTTTACATTGGAAGTAACAGACGAATCTGCTATAATCGTAGTCTCTTATTTAGGTTACGACACTCAAGAGCTTACAGTTACTACAAGTGACATGACTATAAGTCTTAAAGAAGGTAATGCTTTAGACGAAGTCATTGTTGTTGGTTATGGTACTCAAAGAAAGAGTGACGTTGTTAATGCTGTAGCAAGTACAGATATGGAGAAAGCAATGTTGTCTCCAGTATCAGACGTTAATGAGATGCTAAGAGGTAGAATTGCAGGTCTTCAAGTAGATGTTGGAGGTGGTACATTACGTCCTGGTGGAACTTCAGAAATTTTATTAAGAGGTCGTGGATCAATTGAAGGTAATATTAGTGCTATTTACGTAGTGGATGGTATTATTAGAGATGGTGGTATTGAAGATATCGATTCTGATGATATAGAATCTATTGAAGTTTTAAAAGATGCATCTGCTCAGGCAATCTATGGATCAAGAGGTGCTAATGGTGTTGTTTTAATTACAACCAAGCGTGGTAAGGCTGGCAAAATTAGTGTCAACTATCACGGTTTTTATACGACTAAATCTATTGAAAGAAATTTTGATGTTTACAGCGGACAAGAATTTGCGCAATTGCGAAGAGAAGCTGTAAGAGCTAATAATGATGGTGATGTCTATTCCGAAGACGAAGAGATTTTTTCAGAATTGGAATTAGAATCTATAGCTAATAATGATTTCGTGGATTGGGAAGAATTATTGGTGAGTAATGGTAACGTCAATAGTCAAGCGTTTAGCATTTCCGGAGGAACAGAAAAAACAAAGATCTTTGGTAGTATTAACTACTTTAAAGAAGAAGGGATTATACCAACTTCTAATTATACAAGAAAAACATTCCGTTTAAATGTAGATCAAGAAATAAGTGATAAGTTTTCTGTGAATTTCGACGTAAATATTTTAAATGATGATATCAATAGAGCTGCTAACGTTAATGTAATTACATTCTCTCCTTTAGGAAGAGCTTTTGATGAAGACGGTAATCTAACCCAATTTCCTAGTGGTGAAGAGTTATCTGCAGTAAATCCACTTTGGAATCTTAGAGAGCAAAATAATTTAGAAAAAGGAAATGATTTTGTTGTAAACATCAGTCCTATTTGGCAAATTACAAACAACTTAAAGTACCAATTAAAAACAAACTTTACGAGAAGAACTTCAGAAAGAGGACAATATTTATCATCTTTAAGTTCGGCTGGAGATGATGTTAACGGTATTGCTAGAATTGATAATAGATTACAGGAATCCTATTTAATTCAAAACGTCTTAACATATGATGCCAAAATTAATGATGACCATAAATTTGATTTTACAGCAGTACATGAAGCTCAAGAATTTAATTCTTTTAGAACCTTTACCCAAGGAGAAGGATTTACAAACGAGAGCTTAGGTTACAATGGAATCTCGAATGCAATCGGTAATGTATTTGTAGAACGTGATGATCTAGGTAAGGTAAGCCTTACTTCGGTTGCTGGGAGATTACGTTATACGTTATTTGATAAATACCTTTTAGAAGGGTCTTTTAGAAGTGATGCTTCTTCTACAAATGCAGAAGGAAATAAATGGAGTCAAAATGGTGGTGGATCCGTAGCTTGGAAAATACACAAAGAAGATTTTTTAAGTAACACCAATGCTGTTCAAGAATTAAAATTAAGATTGAGTTATGGTTCATTGGTAAATGCATCACGTTTTGCTTATAGGTCTCTTTTTACTGCAGAAGGTCAAAACTACATTTTTGATGGTGAGTCTGCTTCAGGGTATTCTCCATCAACAACATTACCTAACCCAGATTTAAGATTTGAAAGAATTACGACTGCAAATGTTGGTTTGGATTTCTCATTATTTAAACGTTTTTTATTCGGAAGTATCAACTGGTACGATGCTCGAACTACAGATTTACTATTAAGAAGAGGTGTGCCATCAACCACAGGATTTACTGATACTTATTTTAATGCTGGTGAATTACAAAATACCGGGTTTGAAGTTAATCTTACTGCAAATCTTATCAACACAGAAGACTTTAAATGGTCGGTTTCTACAAACTGGTCTAATAATAAAAATAAGATTATCGAGCTATATAACGACGGAAACGGAGATGTCATAACCGAAGACAATACATTCAATTACTACGTAGGTCAACCAGTTGGAGTAATCTACCAGTATCAATTTGCTGGTATTTGGCAAGAAGGTGAAGATTTTGAAAATGCACCACAGGCAAATCCAGATTCTGCATTACCACAAGAAAATTTACGTCCTGGAGATATTAAGATATCAGATGTTAATGGTGATGGCATCATTACTCAAGACGACCGAGTCTTTATAGATCCAAATCCAGACTGGTTTGGGTCATTATCAACAAACCTAGAATATAAGGGATTTGATTTATTTGTTGATTTTTACTTTGTAGAAGGTGCTACTAAAATCAACCCATTCTTATCAGATTTTAATAATGGTGGTACACTTTCAGGGAAATTAAATGGTGTAAAAGTAGATTACTATACACCAGAAAATCCATCTAATACATTTCCAAGACCTAGTTTTGATACAACTCCTTTATATCTAAATTCTTTAGCAGTAAAAGATGCATCTTACGTAAGGTTAAGAACGGTAAGTTTAGGATATACTTTAAATAACGAGACAGTTTCACAAATTGGACTTGAAGGATTAAGATTTTACATAACAGGTACTAATTTATTTACAGATACTGATTATATTGGGTATAGTCCAGAAGTTAATATTAGAAATACGTTTTCTAATGCAGATACAGGCTATCCAGATTCTAGAGCGTTTACATTTGGTGTAAGAGCAAACTTTTAA